The Sphingomonas alpina genome has a segment encoding these proteins:
- a CDS encoding phosphocholine-specific phospholipase C, which translates to MVRIDRRQVLAAGGAGMLAASPIARAMAIDADVRTGTLADVEHIVILMQENRGFDHYFGSAAGVRGFGDRFPIPSAAGTGRQTIWTQYGAPDRPAGLAPFHLDTVAAFPLMRAEGTPHNWPDAQAAWDEGRMSAWPKAKTPGSMGYYRAADLPFQYALAHAFTLCDAYHCSVQTGTNTNRLFLWSGTNDPTGRNGGPSIANSHDQLAKNGGAPEGYRWTSYVERLQAAGIDWRIYEDMADNFTDNPLVGFRRFRDADAAGPGGADHELIARGLSTQKLDRLRQDVLAGTLPRISYIIADAAGSEHPSASSPAQGADYTARVLDALTANPEVWSRTALLVMFDENDGYFDHMPPPAPPSRDSAAADGLAGGSTVSTEGEYHLVRSAADALFERPELIGRPYGLGPRVPMYVISPWSRGGWVNSETFDHTSVIRLLELRFGVQEPNISPWRRSVCGDLTSAFDFRHPNDARNWPALPATAAQAARAAALPKRTIAVPPGQPDMPVQATGPRRSRALPYALDVQAHVADDGVRLDFANSGRAGAVFHVYDRLQLKRAPRRYTVGASARLSGLWAGAGDGAYDLWVLGPNGFHRHFIGMRSRDALQVSLRPEPMRRAIALTLDNPSAAARRIDIRPMAYGKALDARTITLRPGQSVTELWRVSATSGWYDLAVEVAAEKSYFRRFAGRMETGRDSISDPAMGGTAIRTYLR; encoded by the coding sequence ATGGTGCGGATCGATCGACGGCAGGTATTAGCGGCGGGGGGTGCGGGAATGCTCGCGGCGAGCCCGATCGCGCGGGCCATGGCGATCGACGCCGATGTGCGCACGGGCACGCTGGCCGATGTCGAGCATATCGTGATCCTGATGCAGGAGAATCGCGGCTTCGACCATTATTTCGGATCAGCGGCCGGTGTTCGGGGCTTTGGCGATCGCTTCCCAATCCCGTCGGCGGCGGGAACCGGCCGGCAAACCATCTGGACGCAATATGGCGCGCCGGACCGGCCGGCGGGACTCGCGCCCTTCCATCTCGACACGGTCGCCGCCTTCCCGCTGATGCGCGCCGAGGGCACGCCGCATAACTGGCCCGATGCACAGGCGGCATGGGACGAAGGACGGATGAGCGCCTGGCCCAAGGCGAAGACACCGGGGTCGATGGGCTATTACCGCGCCGCCGATCTGCCCTTTCAATATGCGCTCGCCCATGCCTTCACGCTGTGCGACGCCTATCATTGCTCGGTCCAGACCGGGACCAACACCAACCGGCTGTTCCTGTGGAGCGGGACCAACGATCCGACAGGCCGGAATGGCGGACCGTCGATCGCCAATTCGCACGATCAACTGGCAAAGAATGGCGGCGCGCCCGAGGGGTATCGCTGGACCAGCTATGTCGAGCGGCTGCAGGCGGCGGGAATCGACTGGCGCATCTATGAGGACATGGCGGATAATTTCACCGACAATCCACTGGTCGGGTTCCGCCGCTTCCGCGATGCGGATGCCGCCGGGCCGGGCGGCGCGGATCATGAGCTGATCGCGCGCGGCCTTTCCACGCAGAAGCTCGACCGGTTGCGCCAGGACGTGCTGGCCGGCACGCTGCCGCGGATTTCCTATATCATCGCCGATGCCGCCGGGTCGGAACACCCCTCCGCCTCCAGCCCGGCGCAGGGCGCGGATTATACCGCGCGCGTGCTCGATGCGCTGACCGCCAATCCCGAAGTGTGGAGCCGCACGGCGCTGCTGGTGATGTTCGACGAGAATGACGGCTATTTCGACCATATGCCGCCGCCCGCGCCGCCGTCGCGCGATTCCGCCGCCGCCGATGGTCTGGCCGGGGGATCGACCGTGTCGACCGAGGGCGAATATCATCTCGTCCGCTCCGCCGCCGATGCCCTGTTCGAGCGCCCGGAATTGATCGGGCGTCCCTATGGCCTGGGCCCGCGCGTGCCGATGTACGTGATCTCGCCGTGGAGCCGGGGCGGCTGGGTCAATAGCGAGACATTCGATCACACCTCGGTGATCCGCTTGCTGGAATTGCGCTTCGGGGTGCAGGAGCCGAACATCTCGCCATGGCGGCGCAGCGTGTGCGGCGACCTGACCTCCGCGTTCGATTTCAGGCATCCGAACGATGCGCGCAACTGGCCTGCCCTGCCCGCCACCGCTGCGCAGGCCGCGCGTGCCGCCGCCCTACCGAAGCGGACGATAGCGGTACCGCCCGGCCAGCCCGACATGCCGGTCCAGGCGACCGGCCCGCGCCGCTCACGCGCCCTGCCCTATGCGCTCGACGTGCAGGCTCATGTCGCCGATGACGGCGTCCGTCTCGACTTCGCCAATAGCGGCCGGGCCGGCGCGGTCTTCCATGTCTATGACCGGTTGCAGCTCAAGCGCGCGCCGCGGCGCTATACTGTCGGCGCATCGGCCCGGCTGAGCGGCTTGTGGGCGGGCGCGGGCGACGGCGCCTATGATCTGTGGGTGCTGGGGCCGAACGGATTCCATCGTCATTTCATCGGGATGCGGAGCCGAGACGCGCTGCAGGTATCGCTGCGACCGGAGCCGATGCGGCGCGCGATCGCACTGACGCTCGACAATCCCAGCGCGGCAGCGCGGCGGATCGATATTCGCCCGATGGCCTATGGCAAGGCGCTCGACGCCCGGACGATCACGCTGCGTCCCGGCCAGTCGGTCACCGAGCTCTGGCGCGTATCGGCGACATCCGGCTGGTATGATCTGGCGGTCGAGGTCGCGGCGGAGAAGAGCTATTTCCGGCGCTTCGCCGGGCGGATGGAAACCGGGCGGGATTCGATTTCGGACCCGGCAATGGGCGGCACGGCGATCAGGACATATCTGCGATAG
- a CDS encoding oxidoreductase, producing MNDTAQGPAVRTALIGYGFSGRTFHAPLIRSIAGLDLALVASSDAAKVQADLPGMSVMADPLQAITDPAIELVVIATPNSSHAPLARAALAAGKHVVVDKPFTLDLHEARALIALAEERGRLLSVFHNRRWDSDYLGVKQLIDAGTLGDVVHFESHFDRFRPEVRDRWREQALPGSGVWFDLGPHLVDQALQLFGLPESLQANLAVQRSGGQVDDWAHVVLNYGARRVILHAGMVVTGGTARFTVHGTEASVVKALADRQEQQLLAGITPGAPGWGEDGDDLRLYHGDEVRSLPTPAGDQRNYYRAIHQALRGGGANPVPPIQALAVMAVIEAAAQAAAEGRTMPLPLTGAELAAWS from the coding sequence ATGAACGACACGGCTCAAGGACCGGCGGTCCGGACCGCATTGATCGGCTATGGCTTTTCGGGCCGGACCTTTCACGCGCCGCTGATCCGCTCGATCGCGGGGCTCGACCTCGCACTGGTCGCGTCGAGCGATGCGGCGAAAGTGCAGGCCGACCTGCCCGGCATGAGCGTTATGGCCGATCCGCTTCAGGCCATTACCGATCCGGCGATCGAGCTGGTCGTCATTGCCACCCCGAACAGCAGCCATGCGCCGCTGGCGCGTGCCGCGCTGGCCGCGGGCAAGCATGTGGTGGTCGACAAGCCCTTCACGCTCGATCTCCACGAGGCGCGCGCATTGATCGCCCTGGCGGAGGAACGGGGCCGGCTGCTGTCGGTGTTCCACAACCGGCGCTGGGACAGCGACTATCTCGGCGTGAAGCAGCTGATCGACGCCGGCACGCTGGGCGATGTCGTGCATTTCGAATCGCATTTCGACCGCTTTCGCCCCGAGGTGCGCGACCGCTGGCGCGAGCAGGCGCTGCCCGGCAGCGGCGTTTGGTTCGACCTTGGCCCGCATCTGGTCGATCAGGCATTGCAGCTGTTTGGCCTGCCCGAGAGCCTGCAGGCGAACCTTGCCGTGCAGCGCAGTGGCGGACAGGTCGATGACTGGGCGCATGTCGTGCTGAACTACGGCGCGCGACGGGTCATCCTCCATGCCGGGATGGTGGTGACCGGCGGCACCGCGCGCTTCACCGTCCACGGCACCGAGGCGAGCGTGGTCAAAGCGCTAGCCGATCGGCAGGAACAGCAATTGCTTGCCGGCATCACCCCGGGCGCGCCGGGCTGGGGCGAGGACGGCGATGATCTGCGGCTCTATCACGGCGATGAGGTGCGCAGCCTCCCGACCCCGGCGGGCGACCAGCGCAATTATTACCGCGCGATCCATCAGGCGCTGCGCGGTGGCGGCGCCAATCCGGTGCCGCCGATCCAGGCGCTGGCGGTGATGGCGGTGATCGAGGCGGCGGCGCAGGCCGCGGCGGAAGGCCGGACCATGCCCCTCCCGCTGACCGGGGCGGAGCTGGCGGCCTGGAGCTGA
- a CDS encoding DUF899 family protein, whose product MTDHANPDQPLAPAMELAIKGRKPFPHDSDDYHRARTALLAEEIELRRQIQRVAALRRALPPGGAARDYRFLGEDGREVGLIDMFGRHDTLFTYYWMYGPQRERPCPMCTSFVGSLDIPARDIEQRIAMAIIGSSPVARQQAVALERGWRNLHFYQSIGDDFAHDYGGIDADGDEGAIVSVWQRRGDTVNLFWAAEGGFDTADPGFDPHLAPDPTPLWTILDWTPGGRGTDWYPSLDYPETESPGNGR is encoded by the coding sequence ATGACCGACCATGCAAACCCCGACCAGCCGCTCGCACCGGCGATGGAGCTGGCAATCAAGGGCCGCAAGCCCTTCCCGCACGACAGCGACGACTATCACCGCGCGCGCACTGCCTTGCTTGCCGAGGAGATCGAGCTGCGCCGCCAGATCCAGCGCGTCGCGGCGCTGCGCCGCGCACTGCCGCCGGGCGGCGCGGCCAGGGACTATCGCTTCCTCGGCGAGGACGGGCGCGAGGTCGGGCTGATCGACATGTTCGGGCGGCACGACACGCTGTTCACCTATTACTGGATGTACGGACCACAGCGCGAGCGCCCTTGCCCGATGTGCACCTCGTTCGTCGGCTCGCTCGACATCCCTGCGCGCGATATCGAGCAGCGCATCGCAATGGCGATCATCGGCAGTTCGCCGGTCGCGCGGCAACAGGCGGTCGCGCTCGAGCGCGGCTGGCGCAATCTCCATTTCTACCAGAGCATCGGCGACGATTTCGCGCACGATTATGGCGGGATCGACGCGGACGGCGATGAAGGCGCGATCGTCTCCGTCTGGCAGCGGCGCGGCGACACGGTCAATCTGTTCTGGGCGGCCGAAGGCGGCTTCGACACCGCCGATCCGGGCTTCGACCCGCACCTCGCGCCGGACCCGACGCCGCTCTGGACCATCCTCGACTGGACGCCGGGCGGGCGCGGGACCGACTGGTATCCGAGCCTCGACTATCCGGAAACCGAATCGCCCGGCAACGGCCGCTGA